A portion of the Fusobacterium nucleatum genome contains these proteins:
- the bioC gene encoding malonyl-ACP O-methyltransferase BioC has product MNFNKHYNVYEKYSLAQKQVAKNLLDYMGKSNIFNTQINSIFEIGCGTGIFTKEYRKYFLHSDLILNDIFDVREFIKDIDYNIFIQENIEELDIPKSDLVVSSSVFQWIKDKDSLIRNIAENTDNLCFSSYVSGNLIEIKNHFDISLDYLNIEEFKEILKKYFSSVKYYSETIKLDFEDPMAVLKHLKYTGVTGFQKTSISKIKTFKDNILTYEVAYFICKK; this is encoded by the coding sequence ATGAATTTTAATAAACATTACAATGTATATGAAAAATATTCATTGGCACAAAAACAGGTTGCTAAAAATTTGTTAGATTATATGGGAAAATCTAATATTTTTAATACTCAAATTAACTCTATTTTTGAGATAGGTTGTGGAACAGGTATTTTTACAAAAGAATATAGAAAATACTTTCTTCATTCTGATTTAATTTTAAATGATATATTTGATGTAAGAGAATTTATAAAAGATATAGATTACAATATATTTATACAAGAAAATATTGAAGAATTGGATATTCCTAAAAGTGATTTGGTTGTCTCTAGTTCTGTTTTTCAGTGGATAAAAGATAAAGATAGTCTTATAAGAAATATAGCAGAAAATACTGATAATTTATGTTTTTCTAGCTATGTTTCTGGAAATTTAATAGAGATTAAAAATCATTTTGATATTTCATTGGATTACTTAAATATTGAGGAATTTAAAGAAATTTTAAAAAAGTATTTTTCTTCTGTAAAATATTATAGTGAAACTATTAAACTTGATTTTGAAGACCCTATGGCAGTTTTAAAGCATTTAAAATATACAGGGGTAACTGGATTTCAAAAAACTTCTATTTCTAAAATAAAGACCTTTAAAGACAATATTTTAACCTATGAGGTTGCATACTTTATTTGCAAGAAATAG
- a CDS encoding pimeloyl-ACP methyl esterase BioG family protein, which translates to MSKIYFFNGWGMDKNLLIPIKNSTDYDIEVINFPYDIDKDFIDKDDSFIGYSFGVYYLNKFLSENKDLKYKKAIGINGLPQTIGKFGINEKMFNITLDTLNEENLEKFLINMDIDDSFCKSNKSFDEIKNELQFFKNNYRIIDNHIDFYYIGKNDRIIPANRLEKYCQNHSLAYKLLECGHYPFSYFKDFKDILDI; encoded by the coding sequence ATGTCTAAAATATATTTTTTTAATGGTTGGGGAATGGATAAAAATCTTTTAATTCCCATTAAAAACTCAACTGACTATGATATAGAAGTTATAAATTTTCCTTATGATATAGATAAAGATTTTATTGATAAAGATGATAGTTTTATAGGCTATTCTTTTGGTGTATATTATTTGAATAAGTTTTTATCAGAAAATAAAGATTTAAAATATAAGAAAGCTATTGGAATTAATGGACTTCCACAAACAATTGGGAAGTTTGGAATAAATGAAAAGATGTTCAATATAACTCTTGATACCTTAAATGAAGAGAATTTAGAAAAATTTTTAATAAATATGGATATTGATGATAGTTTTTGTAAATCAAATAAATCTTTTGATGAAATAAAAAATGAATTACAGTTTTTTAAAAATAACTATCGAATAATTGATAATCATATTGATTTTTACTACATAGGAAAAAATGATAGAATAATCCCAGCTAATAGATTAGAAAAATATTGTCAAAATCATAGCTTAGCCTATAAATTATTAGAATGTGGACATTACCCTTTTTCATATTTTAAAGATTTTAAAGATATTTTGGACATATAG
- the glgD gene encoding glucose-1-phosphate adenylyltransferase subunit GlgD — protein MIRSYMAIIYLGDSKKNISPLTKVRALASIPVGGSYRIIDFSLSNVVNAGIRNVGLFCGNEELNSLTDHIGMGAEWDLARKKDGIFIFKRMLDDNFSLNQARISKNMEYFFRSTQQNIVVLNAHMVYNLDVSDLIEKHEASGKEITMVYKKVKKANEHFNHCSSVKIDENNRVIGIGQNLFFKEEENISLDAFVLSKELMLKLLVDSIQEGKYNVLSELIARNLPSLNINAYEFKGYLQCINSTREYFNFNMNLLNQKIRDDVFGIKSGRKIFTKVKDTPPTLFKETADVENSLVSNGCIIEGTVKNSILSRGAIIEKDVVLEECVILQDCHIKKGAHLKNVIVDKNNIIHENEKLSASKEYPLVIEKSMKWDTKQYQDLMDYIRNK, from the coding sequence ATGATAAGAAGTTATATGGCAATTATTTATTTAGGTGATAGTAAAAAAAATATAAGTCCTTTAACTAAGGTTAGAGCTTTAGCGTCTATTCCTGTTGGAGGTTCATATAGAATTATAGACTTTTCTTTATCTAATGTTGTTAATGCTGGAATAAGAAATGTTGGTTTATTTTGTGGAAATGAAGAGTTAAACTCTTTAACTGACCATATTGGTATGGGAGCAGAATGGGATTTAGCAAGAAAAAAAGATGGAATATTTATCTTTAAAAGAATGTTAGATGATAACTTTTCTTTAAATCAAGCAAGAATCAGTAAAAATATGGAATATTTTTTTAGAAGTACTCAACAAAATATTGTAGTTTTAAATGCACATATGGTTTATAATCTAGATGTAAGTGATTTAATTGAAAAACATGAAGCCTCTGGAAAAGAAATAACAATGGTTTATAAAAAAGTTAAGAAAGCTAATGAACATTTTAACCATTGTTCTTCAGTAAAAATTGATGAAAATAATCGTGTTATTGGAATAGGTCAAAATTTATTTTTTAAAGAAGAAGAAAATATTTCTTTAGATGCTTTTGTTTTAAGTAAAGAGCTTATGTTAAAGTTACTAGTTGATAGCATACAAGAAGGAAAATACAATGTACTTTCTGAATTAATTGCAAGAAATTTACCTTCTTTAAATATAAATGCTTATGAATTTAAAGGATATTTACAATGTATAAATTCTACAAGAGAATATTTTAACTTTAATATGAATTTATTAAATCAAAAAATAAGAGATGATGTCTTTGGAATAAAATCAGGCAGAAAAATATTTACAAAAGTCAAAGATACTCCTCCTACTCTTTTTAAAGAAACAGCTGATGTAGAAAATTCATTAGTTTCTAATGGTTGTATCATTGAAGGTACAGTTAAAAATAGTATACTTTCAAGAGGAGCTATTATAGAAAAAGATGTAGTTTTAGAAGAATGTGTAATTTTACAAGATTGCCATATTAAAAAAGGTGCTCATTTAAAAAATGTTATTGTAGATAAAAATAATATTATTCATGAAAATGAAAAATTATCTGCTTCAAAAGAATATCCATTAGTTATAGAAAAGAGTATGAAATGGGATACAAAACAATATCAAGATTTAATGGATTATATTAGAAATAAATAA
- a CDS encoding glycogen synthase, which produces MKVLFATGEAFPFVKTGGLGDVSYSLPKTLKQKENVDIRVILPKYSKISNELLKDARHLGHKEIWVAHHNEYVGIEEVELEGVIYYFVDNERYFKRPNVYGEFDDCERFLFFCKAVVETMDITKFKPDIIHCNDWQSALIPIYLKERGIYDVKTIFTIHNLRFQGFFFNNVIEDLLEIDRAKYFQEDGLKYYDMISFLKGGVVYSDYITTVSDSYAEEIKTQELGEGIHGLFQKYDYKLSGIVNGIDKISYPLSKKPHKILKADLQKKLGLDVEEDTPLIVIITRLDRQKGLDYIVEKFDEMMSLGIQFILLGTGEKRYEHFFAYQEYLHKGQVCSYIGFNQELSTEIYAGADIFLMPSVFEPCGLSQMIAMRYGCIPVVRETGGLKDTVKPYNEYTGEGDGFGFKQANADDMIKTLKYAIKMYHRPNVWQEIIKNAKKRDNSWDKPAKRYKELYQRLIEG; this is translated from the coding sequence ATGAAAGTTCTTTTTGCAACAGGAGAAGCTTTTCCATTTGTTAAAACAGGGGGGTTAGGAGATGTGTCTTATTCTCTCCCAAAAACCTTAAAACAAAAGGAAAATGTTGATATTAGAGTTATTTTACCTAAGTATAGTAAAATTTCAAATGAATTATTAAAAGATGCTAGGCACTTAGGACATAAGGAAATTTGGGTTGCACATCATAATGAATATGTAGGAATTGAAGAGGTTGAACTGGAAGGAGTTATTTACTATTTTGTAGATAATGAAAGATATTTTAAAAGACCTAATGTTTATGGTGAATTTGATGACTGTGAAAGATTTTTATTTTTCTGCAAAGCAGTTGTTGAAACTATGGATATCACAAAATTTAAACCTGATATCATTCATTGTAATGATTGGCAATCAGCTCTTATACCTATATATTTAAAGGAAAGAGGAATATATGATGTAAAAACTATTTTTACTATTCATAATCTTAGATTTCAAGGTTTTTTCTTTAATAATGTAATAGAAGATTTATTAGAAATTGATAGGGCAAAATATTTCCAAGAAGATGGTTTAAAATATTACGATATGATTTCTTTCTTAAAAGGAGGAGTTGTTTATTCTGATTATATTACAACAGTGAGTGATAGTTATGCTGAAGAAATAAAAACTCAAGAGCTTGGTGAAGGTATACATGGATTATTTCAAAAATATGATTATAAATTATCAGGAATAGTCAATGGAATTGATAAAATTTCATATCCATTATCTAAAAAACCTCATAAAATATTAAAGGCTGATTTACAAAAAAAATTAGGTTTAGATGTAGAAGAGGATACACCTTTAATTGTTATTATAACTCGTTTAGATAGACAAAAGGGCCTAGATTATATTGTTGAAAAATTTGATGAAATGATGAGTTTAGGAATACAATTCATTCTTTTAGGAACAGGTGAAAAACGTTATGAACATTTCTTTGCTTATCAAGAATATCTCCATAAAGGACAAGTATGTTCATACATTGGTTTTAATCAAGAATTATCTACTGAAATCTATGCAGGAGCAGATATATTTTTAATGCCTTCTGTTTTTGAGCCTTGTGGACTTTCTCAAATGATAGCAATGAGATATGGTTGTATACCTGTTGTTAGAGAAACAGGAGGCTTAAAAGATACTGTAAAACCATATAATGAGTATACAGGTGAAGGAGATGGCTTTGGTTTTAAACAAGCTAATGCTGATGATATGATAAAAACTTTAAAATATGCAATTAAAATGTATCATAGACCTAATGTATGGCAAGAGATTATTAAGAATGCTAAGAAAAGAGATAACTCTTGGGATAAACCTGCAAAGAGATATAAGGAATTATACCAAAGGTTGATAGAAGGATAA
- a CDS encoding IS3 family transposase (programmed frameshift): MSKLTREEKIEIFERRKMGETIASLAKAFNIHESNIKYLIALIEKYGNNILRKGKNRAYSKEFKLQAINRILINHESINSVALDIGLVSASILHNWLSKFKENEYNVVEKKKGRKPKSMTKPKKNDKELSEKEKIKKLEEENLYLKAENEYLKKLRALVQERELKEKKKLRVIAELRAKYPFKILLKIAGISRSVYYYYIDKKDIDEKNKGVIEKIKEIYYANKGRYGYRRVTLELKNQGFNINHKKVQRLMKKFDLQSIIRKKRKYSSYKGQVGKIADNHIKRDFEATAPNQKWFTDVTEFNLRGEKLYLSPILDAYGRYIVSYDISRSPNLEQINHMLNLAFKEKENYENLIFHSDQGWQYQHYSYQERLKEKKITQSMSRKGNSLDNGLMECFFGLLKSEMFYEQEEKYKTLEELKEAIEDYIYYYNNKRIKEKLKGLTPASYRSQSLLVS, encoded by the exons TTGAGTAAATTAACAAGAGAAGAGAAAATTGAAATATTTGAAAGAAGAAAAATGGGTGAAACGATTGCTTCTTTAGCAAAAGCTTTTAATATTCATGAATCTAATATTAAATATTTAATTGCTTTAATTGAAAAATATGGAAATAATATTTTAAGAAAAGGTAAGAATAGAGCTTATTCAAAAGAATTTAAGTTACAGGCAATTAATAGAATTTTAATTAATCATGAGTCTATAAATTCTGTTGCTCTTGATATTGGTTTAGTATCTGCTAGTATTTTACATAATTGGCTTTCAAAATTTAAGGAAAACGAGTATAATGTTGTAGAGAAGAAAAAAGGAAGGAAACCCAAATCTATGACTAAACCTAAGAAAAATGACAAAGAATTATCTGAAAAAGAAAAAATTAAAAAATTAGAAGAAGAAAATTTGTATCTTAAAGCTGAGAATGAATACTTAAAAAAATTGAGGGCTCTAGTTCAAGAAAGGGAGCTAAAAGAGAAGAAAAAGT TAAGAGTAATAGCAGAACTTAGAGCTAAATACCCCTTCAAAATATTATTAAAGATTGCTGGAATATCAAGATCAGTATATTATTACTATATTGATAAAAAAGATATTGATGAGAAGAATAAAGGTGTTATTGAAAAAATCAAAGAAATTTACTATGCGAATAAAGGAAGATATGGTTATCGCAGAGTAACATTAGAATTAAAAAATCAAGGTTTCAATATTAATCATAAAAAAGTGCAGAGACTTATGAAGAAATTTGATTTACAAAGTATTATTCGTAAAAAAAGAAAATATTCTTCATATAAAGGTCAAGTGGGTAAAATAGCTGATAATCATATTAAGAGAGATTTTGAAGCAACAGCTCCAAATCAAAAATGGTTTACAGATGTAACAGAATTTAATTTAAGAGGAGAAAAGCTATACTTATCTCCAATATTAGATGCTTATGGAAGATATATAGTTTCGTATGATATTTCGCGCAGTCCTAACTTGGAGCAGATAAATCATATGTTAAATTTAGCATTTAAAGAAAAGGAAAACTATGAAAATTTGATATTTCATAGTGATCAAGGATGGCAGTATCAGCATTATTCATATCAAGAAAGATTAAAAGAGAAGAAGATAACTCAAAGTATGTCAAGAAAAGGAAATAGTTTAGATAATGGATTAATGGAATGCTTCTTTGGATTATTAAAATCAGAAATGTTTTATGAGCAAGAAGAAAAATACAAAACATTGGAAGAATTGAAAGAAGCAATAGAAGATTATATATATTATTACAACAACAAAAGAATAAAGGAAAAATTAAAAGGATTAACTCCTGCTTCTTACAGAAGTCAATCCTTATTAGTAAGTTAA
- a CDS encoding toxin-antitoxin system YwqK family antitoxin, with protein sequence MKKYLLGAFLVIAMNLFGAKLSDVKGLEKVKNYNEIKDVQVEKIVNYDVTKSVSKKIFLPEDNKFNGVLVKNENNDIVEITFYKNGVSDGVSYTYYLNGDLKSVSTYRKGMIEGPQVLYRPNGKMESEQVFENNSLVSEKYYDKNGKITKEYHFNKLRNGILKKYYKDTEKMSSTSTVIVNREKVDGVEKMSFVLDGETKVFRKDGTLMAILQYKDGSLQDLTQKFYYPNGKIQYYVVVAGDEIKDFKVKDRIITYYENGKVNQDCNQQNDGSWVCKNYDKDGKFLDEEIRGAEPISNGDTKFWENILNPVLEVLAN encoded by the coding sequence ATGAAAAAATATTTGTTAGGAGCTTTTTTAGTTATTGCTATGAATTTATTTGGAGCTAAATTATCAGATGTAAAAGGCTTAGAAAAAGTTAAAAACTATAATGAAATTAAAGATGTACAAGTAGAAAAAATAGTTAATTATGATGTAACAAAAAGTGTATCTAAAAAAATATTTTTACCTGAAGATAACAAATTCAATGGTGTACTTGTAAAAAACGAAAATAATGATATAGTAGAAATAACTTTTTATAAAAATGGGGTAAGTGATGGAGTATCATATACTTATTATCTAAATGGAGATTTAAAAAGTGTTTCAACATATAGAAAAGGAATGATAGAAGGTCCACAAGTTTTATATCGTCCTAATGGTAAAATGGAAAGTGAACAAGTATTTGAAAATAATTCTCTTGTAAGTGAAAAATACTATGATAAAAATGGAAAAATAACAAAGGAATACCATTTTAATAAATTAAGAAATGGAATTTTAAAGAAATACTATAAAGATACTGAAAAGATGAGTTCTACTTCAACTGTAATAGTAAATAGAGAAAAAGTTGATGGAGTTGAAAAAATGTCTTTTGTACTTGATGGAGAAACAAAAGTATTTAGAAAAGATGGAACTTTAATGGCTATACTTCAATATAAAGATGGCTCTTTACAAGATTTAACACAAAAATTTTATTATCCTAATGGTAAAATTCAATATTATGTTGTAGTTGCAGGGGATGAAATAAAAGATTTTAAAGTTAAAGATAGAATTATTACATATTATGAAAATGGCAAGGTTAATCAAGACTGTAATCAACAAAATGATGGAAGTTGGGTATGTAAGAATTATGATAAAGATGGAAAATTCTTAGATGAAGAAATAAGAGGAGCAGAACCAATTTCTAATGGAGATACTAAATTCTGGGAAAATATTTTAAATCCAGTTTTAGAAGTATTAGCAAATTAA
- a CDS encoding DUF4125 family protein has translation MEKEKLIEEILEKEWSYFSKLNNIGGRADCQDNREDFIIMRKSQWETFNEETLISYLDDLNSKNNPLFQKYGQMMKYNSPQEYEKIKDILENPNKNKITLVEKIMSIYIEWEEEFFKKYPIFSSMGRPLYSTEDDNIETSIETYLRGELLSYSEKTLELYLKYIIEMKEKNINLAIKNMDNLASMQGFKNSDEVEEYYKNLQKN, from the coding sequence ATGGAAAAAGAAAAATTAATTGAAGAAATACTAGAAAAAGAATGGTCATATTTTTCAAAACTAAATAATATTGGTGGCAGAGCAGATTGTCAAGACAATAGAGAAGATTTCATTATAATGAGAAAATCTCAATGGGAAACTTTTAATGAAGAAACTCTTATATCTTACTTAGATGATTTAAATTCCAAAAATAATCCTTTATTTCAAAAGTATGGGCAGATGATGAAGTATAATTCTCCACAAGAATATGAGAAAATAAAAGATATTTTAGAAAATCCAAATAAAAATAAAATAACTTTAGTAGAAAAAATTATGTCTATTTATATAGAGTGGGAAGAAGAATTTTTTAAAAAATATCCAATATTTTCATCTATGGGCAGACCTTTGTACTCAACAGAAGATGATAATATTGAAACTTCAATAGAAACATACTTGAGAGGAGAGCTTCTATCTTATTCAGAAAAAACTTTGGAGCTTTATTTGAAATACATTATTGAAATGAAAGAAAAAAATATAAATCTTGCTATTAAAAATATGGATAATTTAGCTAGTATGCAAGGTTTTAAAAATTCAGATGAAGTTGAGGAATACTATAAGAATTTACAGAAAAATTAA
- a CDS encoding alpha/beta hydrolase, producing the protein MKNAVIYIHGKYGTAEEAEHYKKFFNEADIIGFEYTSEYPWDFQKEFSIFIDNIYTKYKKISIIANSIGAYFIMVSLTNKHIEKAFFISPIVDMEKLITDMMFLENITEEELYKKKEIKTSFGETLSWEYLTFVRKNPIEWNIPTYILYGEKDNMTSYETILNFTNKSKANLTIMKGGEHWFHTDEQIEFLDNWIKNIA; encoded by the coding sequence GTGAAAAATGCAGTAATTTATATACATGGAAAATATGGAACAGCTGAGGAAGCTGAACATTATAAAAAATTTTTTAATGAAGCAGATATTATAGGTTTTGAATATACTTCTGAATATCCTTGGGATTTTCAAAAAGAGTTTTCAATTTTTATTGATAATATTTATACAAAATATAAAAAAATATCAATAATTGCTAATAGTATAGGAGCATATTTTATTATGGTTTCATTGACTAATAAGCATATTGAAAAAGCATTTTTTATTTCACCTATTGTAGATATGGAAAAACTAATTACTGATATGATGTTCTTAGAAAATATAACGGAAGAGGAGTTATATAAAAAGAAAGAGATTAAAACTTCATTTGGAGAAACATTATCTTGGGAGTATCTTACTTTTGTAAGAAAAAATCCTATTGAATGGAATATTCCAACATATATCTTATATGGAGAAAAAGATAATATGACTTCTTATGAAACAATATTAAATTTTACAAATAAATCAAAAGCTAATTTAACAATTATGAAAGGTGGAGAACATTGGTTTCATACAGATGAACAAATAGAATTCTTAGATAATTGGATAAAAAATATAGCTTAA
- a CDS encoding DUF4037 domain-containing protein → MNLDGLNKQREKYQIEGNILKEIEILKEILVETEKEYGSESDEYIKALNELGGTLKYVGYYDEAENNLKKSLEFIKKKYGDNNLAYATSLLNLTEVYRFAQKFNLLEENYKKIVKIYQDNSADNSFSYAGLCNNFGLYYQNIGDMKSAYDLHLKSLDILKHYDSEEYLLEYAVTLSNLFNPSYQLGMKEKAVEYLNKAIDIFEKNVGIEHPLYSASLNNMAIYYYNERELNKAIEFFERAAEISKKTMGVDSDNYKNILSNIDFIKKEVVKSGDNIKVQDTKKDNIINSSDLKNIKGLELSKRYFYDIVLPEFEKSLENILPLCAFGLVGEGSECYGYDDELSQDHDFGPSVCIWLRKDDYLKYKDRINKVLKNLPKTYLGFRELKESEWGYNRRGLLNIEDFYFKFIGSANPPQTINDWQKIPETALATVTNGEIFLDNLGEFTKIREQLLNYYPEVIRQNKIATRLMNISQHGQYNYVRCLRRNDLVSANQCLYLFVDEVIHLVFLLNKRYKIFYKWANRALLNLKILGNEIHKLLQDMVFTQNKIPYVKKICKVLADELRNQKLTDCESEFLGDLGVDIQKNIDDEFFKNYSPWLD, encoded by the coding sequence ATGAATTTAGATGGCTTAAATAAACAAAGAGAAAAATATCAGATAGAGGGAAATATTTTAAAAGAGATTGAAATTTTAAAAGAAATTTTAGTTGAAACTGAGAAAGAATATGGCTCTGAAAGTGATGAATATATTAAAGCTTTAAATGAGTTAGGAGGAACTTTAAAATATGTTGGTTACTATGATGAGGCAGAAAATAATTTAAAAAAGTCTTTAGAATTTATAAAAAAGAAATATGGAGATAATAACCTTGCTTATGCTACCAGTCTTTTAAATCTAACTGAAGTATATAGATTTGCACAAAAATTTAATTTACTTGAAGAAAACTATAAAAAGATAGTAAAAATTTACCAGGATAATTCAGCTGATAATAGTTTTTCTTATGCAGGCTTATGTAACAATTTTGGTTTATATTATCAAAATATTGGAGATATGAAATCTGCCTATGATCTACATTTAAAAAGCTTAGATATATTGAAACATTATGATAGTGAAGAATACCTTCTTGAATATGCCGTTACATTGAGTAATCTTTTTAATCCTTCTTATCAACTTGGAATGAAAGAGAAAGCAGTTGAATATCTAAATAAAGCTATTGATATTTTTGAAAAGAATGTAGGAATTGAACATCCTCTTTATTCAGCTTCCTTAAATAATATGGCTATATACTATTATAATGAAAGAGAATTAAATAAAGCAATAGAATTTTTTGAAAGAGCTGCTGAAATTTCTAAAAAAACTATGGGTGTAGATAGTGACAATTATAAAAATATTTTAAGTAATATAGACTTTATAAAAAAAGAAGTAGTAAAAAGTGGAGATAATATCAAAGTACAAGATACCAAGAAAGATAATATAATCAATTCAAGTGATTTAAAAAATATTAAAGGGTTAGAACTGTCTAAAAGATATTTTTATGATATAGTTCTACCAGAGTTTGAAAAGAGTTTAGAGAATATCCTTCCCTTATGTGCTTTTGGCTTAGTTGGAGAAGGCTCAGAATGTTATGGATATGATGATGAACTTTCTCAAGATCACGATTTTGGACCATCAGTTTGTATATGGCTAAGAAAAGATGATTATTTAAAATATAAAGATAGAATAAATAAAGTTTTGAAAAATTTACCTAAAACTTATTTAGGTTTTCGAGAGCTAAAAGAAAGTGAATGGGGCTATAATAGGCGTGGACTTTTAAATATAGAAGATTTCTATTTTAAGTTTATTGGTTCTGCTAATCCTCCTCAAACTATAAATGATTGGCAAAAAATTCCAGAAACTGCTTTGGCAACAGTTACAAATGGAGAGATATTTTTAGATAATTTAGGAGAATTTACAAAAATTCGTGAGCAACTTTTAAATTATTATCCTGAGGTAATAAGACAAAATAAAATAGCTACAAGGCTTATGAATATTTCACAACACGGACAATATAATTATGTAAGATGTCTAAGAAGAAATGATTTAGTTAGTGCCAATCAATGCCTTTATCTTTTTGTTGATGAAGTAATACATCTAGTATTTTTATTAAATAAAAGATATAAAATTTTCTATAAATGGGCTAATAGAGCTTTATTAAATTTAAAAATTTTAGGAAATGAAATACATAAACTTTTACAAGATATGGTATTTACACAAAATAAAATACCTTATGTTAAAAAGATTTGTAAAGTTTTGGCAGATGAACTAAGAAATCAAAAACTAACTGATTGTGAGAGTGAATTCTTAGGAGATTTAGGAGTAGATATTCAAAAAAATATTGATGATGAATTTTTTAAAAATTATTCTCCTTGGTTAGATTAA
- a CDS encoding aminotransferase class I/II-fold pyridoxal phosphate-dependent enzyme, producing the protein MQKEKIIQELQELKNDNRFRTVKTNDKSLYNFSSNDYLSLAHDKDLLQKFYQNYNFDNYKLSSSSSRLIDGSYLTVMRLEKKVEEIYGKPCLVFNSGFDANSSVIETFFDKKSLIITDRLNHASIYEGCINSRAKILRYKHLDVSALEKLLKKYSENYNDILVVTETVYSMDGDCAEIKQICDLKEKYNFNLMVDEAHSYGAYGYGIAYNEKLVNKIDFLVIPLGKAGASVGAYVICDEIYKNYLINKSKKFIYSTALPPVNNLWNLFVLENLVNFQDRIEKFQELVTFSLNTLKKLNLKTKSTSHIISIIIGDNLNAVNLSNNLKELGYLAYAIKEPTVPKDTARLRISLTADMKKEDIETFFKTLKAEMKKIGVI; encoded by the coding sequence ATGCAAAAAGAAAAAATTATACAAGAACTACAAGAATTAAAAAATGATAATAGATTTAGAACTGTAAAGACCAATGATAAAAGTCTTTATAATTTTTCTTCTAATGATTATTTGAGTTTAGCACATGATAAAGATTTATTACAAAAATTTTATCAAAATTATAATTTTGATAATTACAAACTATCTTCATCTTCATCAAGATTAATTGATGGTTCATATCTAACAGTGATGAGATTGGAAAAAAAAGTTGAGGAAATTTATGGAAAACCTTGTCTTGTTTTTAATTCAGGCTTTGATGCTAACTCATCAGTAATAGAAACTTTTTTTGATAAGAAATCTTTAATAATAACTGATAGATTAAATCATGCAAGTATCTATGAAGGTTGTATTAATTCAAGAGCAAAAATTTTAAGATATAAGCATTTAGATGTCAGTGCTTTAGAAAAATTATTAAAAAAATATTCTGAAAATTATAATGATATATTAGTTGTTACAGAAACAGTATATAGTATGGATGGAGATTGTGCAGAGATTAAACAAATCTGTGATTTAAAAGAGAAATACAATTTTAATTTAATGGTAGATGAGGCACATTCTTATGGTGCTTATGGTTATGGTATAGCTTACAATGAAAAATTAGTTAATAAGATAGATTTTTTAGTTATTCCATTAGGTAAAGCAGGAGCTTCTGTTGGTGCTTACGTTATCTGTGATGAAATATACAAGAATTATTTAATAAATAAGAGTAAGAAATTTATTTATTCAACAGCACTTCCACCAGTTAATAATCTATGGAATTTGTTTGTTTTAGAAAATTTAGTAAATTTCCAAGATAGAATAGAAAAATTTCAAGAATTGGTTACTTTTTCTTTGAATACACTAAAAAAATTGAATTTAAAAACTAAATCAACAAGCCATATTATAAGTATTATTATTGGAGATAATCTAAATGCAGTTAACCTTTCAAATAATCTAAAAGAGCTTGGCTATTTAGCTTATGCAATAAAAGAGCCAACAGTTCCAAAAGATACTGCAAGACTTAGAATAAGCTTAACAGCTGATATGAAAAAAGAAGATATAGAAACATTTTTCAAGACTTTAAAAGCAGAAATGAAAAAAATAGGTGTGATATAG